Proteins from a single region of Chitinibacter bivalviorum:
- the glgA gene encoding glycogen synthase GlgA translates to MQILHVCAEMFPLLKTGGLADVSGALPIALRPLGADVRVLLPGFPAIMQGLDISGEVVSLHSFAGELRILFGQTAEGVGVYVIDAPHLYARGGNPYQDGNQHPYSDNHVRFAVLGWVAARLAEGVDPFWRPSVVHAHDWHAGLAPAYIAAVGHPARTVFTIHNLAYQGVFSPSDFAAVDLPAHFFSVNGVEFHGHLSFMKAGIYFADRVTTVSPTYAHEIAGAEQGCGLDGLLRDRGEALSGVLNGVDDAIWNPANDALIATSYSAEKPTAKAKCKAALQLSMGLQENSDAPLFAVVSRLTEQKGLHLVLERLHEITSRGGQFVLLGSGDANMEAAFRVAAAANPTQIAVKIGYDEAFSHQIMAGSDVIMVPSRFEPCGLTQLYGLKYGALPLVRRVGGLADTVVDCSLENLQEGIATGAVFDGFSGDELARGIRRMFALWARPKEWKAVRKTAMSRDFAWHAAAEQYLQLYRALGA, encoded by the coding sequence ATGCAGATTTTACATGTTTGCGCCGAGATGTTTCCGCTGCTCAAAACAGGGGGCTTAGCCGATGTCAGCGGCGCTTTGCCGATTGCACTGCGCCCGCTCGGTGCGGATGTCCGTGTTTTGCTGCCAGGCTTTCCTGCCATTATGCAAGGTCTGGACATCAGCGGCGAGGTCGTTAGCCTACACAGCTTCGCAGGTGAGTTGCGTATCTTGTTTGGGCAAACCGCCGAGGGTGTCGGAGTCTACGTGATTGATGCGCCGCATTTGTATGCACGGGGTGGCAATCCTTACCAAGATGGCAATCAGCATCCGTATTCGGATAATCATGTGCGCTTTGCAGTCTTGGGTTGGGTCGCTGCACGCCTAGCCGAAGGTGTTGATCCATTTTGGCGTCCGAGCGTGGTGCATGCACATGACTGGCATGCAGGTTTAGCGCCTGCGTATATTGCTGCAGTGGGTCATCCAGCGCGTACGGTATTTACGATTCACAATCTGGCCTATCAGGGGGTGTTTTCGCCGTCTGATTTTGCTGCCGTCGATTTGCCTGCTCATTTCTTTAGCGTGAATGGCGTGGAGTTTCACGGGCATTTATCGTTTATGAAGGCGGGCATTTATTTTGCCGACCGCGTCACGACCGTATCGCCAACGTATGCGCATGAAATTGCGGGGGCAGAGCAAGGTTGCGGTTTGGATGGTTTGCTGCGTGATCGCGGCGAAGCTTTGTCTGGGGTACTCAATGGTGTGGATGATGCGATTTGGAATCCAGCCAATGATGCACTCATTGCGACCAGCTACAGCGCGGAAAAACCAACTGCTAAGGCTAAGTGCAAAGCTGCGTTGCAATTGAGCATGGGTTTGCAGGAAAACAGCGATGCCCCTTTATTTGCCGTGGTCAGCCGACTCACCGAGCAAAAAGGTTTGCATTTAGTGCTAGAGCGATTGCACGAAATTACCTCGCGAGGTGGTCAATTTGTCTTGCTCGGCAGTGGGGATGCCAATATGGAGGCGGCATTCCGTGTCGCTGCGGCAGCAAATCCGACGCAAATTGCGGTCAAGATAGGCTATGACGAAGCGTTTTCCCATCAGATTATGGCCGGCAGTGATGTCATTATGGTGCCCAGCCGCTTCGAGCCTTGTGGGCTGACGCAGCTCTATGGTTTGAAATATGGCGCATTACCTTTGGTGAGACGAGTTGGCGGCTTGGCCGATACGGTGGTTGATTGCAGTCTTGAGAATTTGCAAGAGGGTATTGCTACAGGTGCAGTATTTGATGGATTTTCTGGCGATGAACTGGCTAGGGGTATACGTCGCATGTTTGCGCTATGGGCTCGACCCAAAGAGTGGAAAGCAGTACGAAAAACGGCGATGAGCCGTGATTTTGCCTGGCATGCCGCCGCCGAGCAGTATCTGCAACTGTACCGTGCCTTAGGTGCTTAA
- a CDS encoding BadF/BadG/BcrA/BcrD ATPase family protein yields MSQIEFLIGVDGGGTGTRVTIAGLDGVEKVRAEGGPSALGQGIDKAWTNITLTVREAFKKLGIEKCDFSKCAVGFGLSGVTVKAWAQEFENKNPGFGRIIVETDGYSTLLGAHNGAHGAIIAIGTGSIGEAWLPSGERLEVGGWGFPTSDEGSGAFLGLKAINHVQRIMDGRRPMTDFGRKLLTVTGDTREKVFEWMGAMKQTECASLSPIVVEFGQTDDVARSFLNDAGQEIVNIASALRATAPELPIAICGGGLSEALRPYIPAEFLATTARPQKDSCAGALILIAREYK; encoded by the coding sequence ATGAGTCAAATCGAATTTCTGATTGGTGTCGATGGTGGTGGTACAGGTACCCGAGTAACGATTGCTGGTCTGGATGGTGTTGAAAAAGTTCGTGCTGAAGGCGGTCCATCGGCATTGGGTCAGGGTATCGATAAAGCATGGACCAATATCACTTTAACAGTCCGCGAAGCTTTTAAAAAACTGGGCATCGAAAAGTGCGATTTTAGTAAATGTGCCGTGGGTTTTGGATTGTCAGGTGTAACAGTCAAAGCCTGGGCACAAGAATTTGAAAATAAAAACCCTGGTTTTGGTCGCATAATCGTAGAAACCGATGGTTATTCAACTTTATTGGGCGCACACAATGGTGCGCATGGCGCAATTATTGCCATTGGAACAGGTTCTATTGGTGAGGCTTGGTTGCCAAGCGGAGAGCGACTCGAAGTTGGCGGCTGGGGCTTTCCAACTTCCGATGAAGGTTCAGGCGCATTTTTAGGCCTCAAAGCAATCAACCATGTCCAACGCATTATGGATGGCCGTCGCCCAATGACCGATTTTGGTCGTAAGCTACTGACTGTGACGGGCGATACGCGTGAAAAAGTATTCGAGTGGATGGGCGCAATGAAGCAAACTGAATGCGCTTCACTCTCTCCAATTGTGGTTGAGTTTGGGCAAACAGATGATGTTGCTCGCAGCTTTCTCAATGATGCAGGGCAAGAGATTGTCAATATCGCTTCAGCTTTACGAGCTACTGCACCAGAGTTACCCATTGCGATTTGTGGTGGCGGATTGTCTGAAGCGTTGCGCCCCTACATTCCTGCTGAGTTCTTGGCGACCACTGCGCGTCCACAAAAAGATTCATGTGCAGGCGCATTGATTTTGATCGCACGTGAATATAAATAA
- a CDS encoding phosphoadenylyl-sulfate reductase produces MNFEEKLTETVALLQRIAADFSPAIFANSFGAEDMVITHLLAKHQVAIDVFSLDTGRLPAETYTLMQEVAAAYPSHPIQVYFPNTASVEQYVNQNGINAFYDSVELRKACCHVRKIEPLQRALKNRKAWVTGLRREQSPTRTDLGYQEFDTGNGLEKFNPLIEWTEKEVWAYIRAENIPYNKLHDQRVPSIGCAPCTRPIAMGEDVRAGRWWWENPENKECGLHAKKI; encoded by the coding sequence ATGAATTTCGAAGAAAAATTAACTGAAACCGTAGCCTTGCTACAGCGTATTGCTGCTGATTTCTCACCTGCCATTTTTGCCAATTCATTTGGTGCCGAAGATATGGTGATTACGCATTTGCTGGCAAAGCATCAAGTGGCAATTGATGTCTTTAGTTTAGATACCGGACGTCTTCCTGCTGAAACATACACATTGATGCAAGAAGTTGCGGCCGCTTATCCTTCGCACCCAATTCAAGTTTATTTTCCAAACACGGCCTCGGTTGAGCAATACGTGAATCAAAATGGCATTAACGCATTTTATGATTCCGTTGAATTACGGAAAGCTTGTTGCCATGTGCGCAAAATTGAGCCACTGCAGCGTGCATTGAAAAATCGTAAAGCTTGGGTTACAGGATTGCGCCGTGAGCAGTCCCCGACCAGAACTGACTTAGGCTACCAAGAGTTTGATACGGGCAATGGTCTGGAAAAATTCAATCCACTGATCGAGTGGACGGAAAAGGAAGTTTGGGCATACATACGCGCCGAAAATATCCCGTATAACAAGTTACATGATCAACGAGTTCCGTCGATTGGCTGTGCACCCTGTACACGCCCAATTGCTATGGGTGAGGATGTTCGCGCAGGTCGCTGGTGGTGGGAAAACCCTGAAAATAAAGAGTGTGGTCTGCACGCGAAGAAGATTTAA
- the cysB gene encoding HTH-type transcriptional regulator CysB gives MKLQQLRYLVEVAKQGLNVSEAAEKLHTSQPGISKQIRLLEDELGVQIFIRNGKRVVDITAPGREILRIAERILMQSQNLKRIGEEFIQVENGSLTIATTHTQARYALPKVIHAFLQRYPKVRLSIKQGSPTQISEMVVDGSADLAIATEGIDHYPELAMLDCYDWNRCIIVPKQHPLTQLNRKLTMQDIAAWPLITYDFAFAGRSKINRAFEEQNLTPNVVLTAIDSDVIKTYVELGLGIGILAGMAFEPERDVGLTAIDASHLFEKSTTHIGMRKDAYLRGYAYDFIALFAPHLSRAVVQEALLCEDIED, from the coding sequence ATGAAACTGCAGCAACTGCGTTATCTGGTCGAAGTCGCCAAACAAGGTCTCAATGTCTCGGAGGCAGCTGAAAAACTGCATACCTCACAACCTGGGATCTCAAAGCAAATTCGCCTGCTTGAAGACGAGCTGGGTGTACAAATTTTTATTCGTAATGGCAAACGAGTCGTCGATATTACCGCACCGGGACGCGAGATTTTACGAATTGCTGAACGCATTTTAATGCAATCCCAAAACCTTAAACGTATTGGTGAAGAATTTATCCAAGTTGAAAATGGCAGTCTCACCATTGCCACAACGCACACCCAAGCGCGCTACGCCCTGCCGAAAGTGATTCATGCTTTTTTGCAGCGCTACCCTAAAGTTCGCCTTTCCATCAAGCAAGGCAGCCCCACTCAAATCAGTGAAATGGTGGTTGATGGTAGCGCGGATCTTGCAATCGCCACAGAAGGGATTGATCATTACCCAGAGCTGGCCATGCTCGACTGCTATGACTGGAATCGCTGCATTATTGTGCCCAAGCAGCACCCTCTAACACAGCTTAATCGCAAGCTCACAATGCAAGATATCGCAGCATGGCCGCTCATTACCTATGATTTTGCTTTTGCTGGCCGTTCAAAAATAAACCGCGCATTTGAAGAGCAAAACCTAACGCCCAATGTGGTGCTGACCGCGATCGACTCGGATGTGATCAAAACTTATGTTGAGCTTGGTTTGGGCATTGGTATTTTGGCTGGCATGGCGTTTGAGCCTGAACGCGATGTTGGACTGACCGCCATTGATGCCAGTCACTTATTCGAAAAATCCACAACCCATATCGGGATGCGCAAAGATGCGTACCTGCGTGGGTATGCGTATGACTTTATCGCTTTATTCGCACCACACTTAAGCCGCGCAGTCGTACAAGAAGCATTACTCTGTGAAGATATTGAAGACTAA
- a CDS encoding NUDIX domain-containing protein, whose protein sequence is MSENQPPQDSHLYEEPLSSQRVFDGNLLHVNRDTIRLPDGSEATREYILHPGAVMVIPQLPDGRLLLERQYRYPLHRVFIEFPAGKLEAGEDPLECAQRELLEETGYTAQHWEYLGVLHPIISYTDEEIKLFLAKDLSAGEAKLDAGEFVECISMSMDELVTGVMDGSITDAKTVSGIFWAQQKGLK, encoded by the coding sequence ATGAGCGAAAATCAGCCCCCACAGGATAGCCATTTGTATGAAGAGCCGCTGAGCAGTCAGCGGGTATTTGATGGAAATTTATTGCATGTAAACCGTGACACTATTCGCCTGCCTGATGGCTCTGAAGCGACTCGCGAATATATCTTGCACCCCGGTGCGGTCATGGTCATTCCGCAACTCCCCGATGGTCGATTACTGCTGGAGCGCCAGTATCGCTATCCCTTGCACCGCGTCTTCATTGAGTTTCCTGCGGGTAAGCTTGAAGCAGGGGAAGACCCGCTAGAGTGTGCGCAACGTGAATTGCTCGAAGAAACGGGTTATACCGCTCAGCATTGGGAATACCTAGGCGTATTGCATCCCATTATTAGTTATACCGATGAAGAAATTAAACTCTTCCTCGCCAAAGATCTCAGCGCTGGTGAAGCCAAGTTGGATGCTGGCGAGTTTGTAGAATGTATTTCGATGAGTATGGATGAGCTGGTTACTGGCGTGATGGATGGTTCGATTACCGATGCTAAAACCGTCAGTGGGATTTTTTGGGCGCAGCAGAAAGGGTTGAAGTGA
- a CDS encoding glycogen/starch/alpha-glucan phosphorylase, which yields MSMPFQYDVTNHHDVSEVKKAIANKLMYTIGKDPVAAQPKDWLDATFLTVRDQMVERWMQTTRAQYSQDVKRVYYLSMEFLIGRALSNALLALDMEETVRTALDEMGIDYDDLVHMEPDAALGNGGLGRLAACFLDSMATLGIPGMGYGIRYQFGMFKQRIIEGRQVEVPDTWLGSVNILDFPRDEVCYRVRFGGRLETDGKKVRWLDTQNDVLAVAHDIIIPGFDTTATNTLRLWTARSTREINLSKFNEGDYFSAVAEKNLSENVSRVLYPDDSTYSGKELRLRQEYFFVAASVQDILHRYRMTHDNLDNLDDKVAIHLNDTHPVLAIPELMRVLIDEANYEWDEAWAITSKVFSYTNHTLMSEALETWPVDMLGHLLPRHLKIIFDINEKFLKEVAAKFPGDHDLLRNVSLIEEHGDRKVRMAYLAVVASHTINGVSALHSDLMVESIFADLAKIYPERFTNVTNGVTPRRWLALANPQLSSLIDREIGQTWRVRLDELAELKSHIDFPKFVQDFRDAKHANKERLAKYVARNLGGVINPDALFDVQVKRIHEYKRQLLNVLHVITRYNRILRDPDAAIQPRVVVFAGKAASAYRMAKLVIQLINDVGIKINNDSRVGDKLKVVFIPNYSVSLAEIIIPAADLSEQISTAGTEASGTGNMKFGLNGALTIGTLDGANVEMQEAVGADNIFIFGNTTEEVNALRRDGYNPRAIYESNSELREVLNQLANGFFSPQDPERYRVIFDVLVNWGDHYQLLADYESYIAAQDQVDALYAKPEEWAKKAILNVAGMGYFSSDRTISEYAEKIWHTTPVKL from the coding sequence ATGAGCATGCCGTTTCAATATGATGTAACGAATCATCATGATGTCAGTGAAGTTAAAAAAGCGATTGCCAATAAACTGATGTACACCATCGGCAAAGACCCGGTCGCCGCCCAACCCAAAGACTGGCTCGATGCGACTTTTCTGACCGTGCGCGATCAAATGGTTGAGCGCTGGATGCAAACAACGCGTGCCCAATATTCACAAGATGTTAAACGCGTCTACTATCTCTCGATGGAGTTTTTGATTGGTCGTGCACTATCAAATGCGCTGCTTGCACTTGATATGGAAGAAACCGTTCGTACCGCACTCGATGAGATGGGTATTGATTATGATGATCTGGTGCATATGGAGCCTGATGCCGCGCTGGGCAACGGTGGTTTAGGTCGTCTGGCGGCATGCTTTCTCGACTCGATGGCAACATTGGGTATCCCTGGCATGGGTTATGGTATCCGTTATCAATTCGGGATGTTCAAGCAGCGGATTATTGAAGGTCGTCAGGTTGAAGTGCCAGATACTTGGCTGGGCTCGGTCAATATTCTCGACTTTCCGCGCGATGAAGTTTGCTACCGTGTCCGTTTTGGCGGGCGCTTGGAAACTGATGGTAAAAAGGTGCGCTGGCTAGATACGCAAAATGACGTACTCGCGGTCGCGCACGACATTATTATTCCAGGTTTTGATACCACGGCCACCAATACCTTGCGCTTGTGGACTGCCCGATCAACTCGTGAAATTAACCTCTCTAAATTTAATGAGGGGGATTATTTTTCTGCGGTTGCTGAGAAAAACTTGTCAGAAAATGTATCGCGCGTGCTCTATCCCGATGACTCAACCTACAGCGGCAAAGAGTTGCGTTTGCGCCAAGAGTATTTCTTTGTTGCGGCGAGCGTGCAGGACATCCTGCACCGCTATCGCATGACGCATGACAATCTGGATAATCTGGATGACAAGGTCGCTATCCACTTGAATGACACGCATCCCGTGCTGGCGATTCCTGAGTTGATGCGGGTTTTGATCGATGAAGCCAATTACGAGTGGGATGAAGCTTGGGCGATTACGTCCAAGGTCTTTAGTTATACCAATCACACCTTAATGTCTGAAGCTTTGGAGACTTGGCCTGTCGACATGTTGGGACATTTACTGCCGCGTCATTTGAAGATTATTTTTGATATTAACGAAAAGTTCCTCAAAGAAGTTGCGGCTAAATTCCCCGGTGATCATGATTTACTGCGTAATGTTTCTTTGATTGAAGAGCATGGTGATCGCAAAGTCCGGATGGCTTATTTGGCCGTGGTGGCCAGCCACACGATAAATGGTGTTTCTGCGCTCCATTCTGATTTGATGGTGGAGTCGATTTTTGCTGATCTGGCCAAAATCTATCCTGAGCGTTTCACCAATGTCACTAATGGTGTTACCCCACGTCGCTGGTTGGCCTTGGCTAATCCACAATTATCGAGCTTGATCGATCGTGAAATCGGCCAAACTTGGCGCGTGCGCTTGGATGAATTGGCCGAGTTGAAATCGCACATCGACTTTCCTAAATTTGTGCAAGATTTCCGCGATGCGAAGCATGCGAATAAAGAGCGACTGGCGAAATATGTGGCGCGCAATCTGGGCGGGGTGATTAATCCTGATGCGCTGTTCGATGTACAGGTAAAGCGAATTCACGAATACAAACGCCAGTTGTTAAATGTGCTGCATGTGATTACGCGGTACAACCGCATCTTGCGTGACCCAGATGCAGCGATTCAACCCCGTGTTGTTGTGTTTGCTGGTAAAGCGGCATCCGCTTATCGCATGGCTAAATTAGTGATTCAGTTGATTAATGATGTGGGTATCAAAATCAATAATGATTCACGCGTCGGCGATAAACTTAAAGTGGTGTTTATCCCCAATTACAGCGTGAGTTTGGCCGAGATTATTATCCCGGCCGCTGATTTATCCGAGCAAATTTCCACCGCAGGGACTGAAGCTTCTGGTACGGGGAATATGAAGTTTGGTCTCAATGGCGCTTTGACAATTGGTACGCTGGATGGTGCCAATGTTGAAATGCAAGAGGCGGTGGGCGCGGATAATATTTTCATCTTTGGCAATACCACCGAAGAAGTGAATGCACTGCGCCGCGATGGATATAACCCACGTGCTATTTACGAGAGTAATAGTGAATTGCGTGAGGTGCTCAATCAATTGGCCAACGGCTTTTTCAGCCCGCAAGATCCAGAGCGCTATCGCGTGATTTTCGATGTGCTAGTGAATTGGGGCGATCATTATCAACTGCTGGCTGATTATGAGTCCTACATTGCCGCGCAGGATCAAGTCGATGCACTGTATGCCAAGCCTGAAGAGTGGGCGAAAAAAGCCATTCTGAATGTGGCGGGGATGGGGTATTTTTCTTCTGATCGCACTATTTCGGAATATGCAGAGAAAATCTGGCATACGACGCCGGTCAAACTTTAA
- a CDS encoding GntR family transcriptional regulator: protein MQNLNKLLVLKPDNDSATPLYLQFGHKLAAAIHAGFWKADDPLPSERTFCDVLGISRVTARKALDLLFEQGLILRRQGSGTYITPKLEQPLTRLTNLSEMLKQRGFRPSSKWLSREVALANTEELLKLNLSPNSRVSRLARLRYANDAVMAVEYTSLPYHYVPDPELIGESLYDFMREEGISVVRAIQNMGAVNATEELARLTGVEPGAAMLHLTRVGYLENGVAIELTHSWFRSDYYDFVVELHK from the coding sequence ATGCAAAATCTGAATAAATTACTGGTGTTGAAGCCAGATAATGACAGTGCAACACCGCTGTATTTGCAGTTTGGCCACAAATTGGCCGCAGCAATTCATGCCGGGTTTTGGAAAGCGGACGACCCTCTTCCTTCCGAGAGGACATTTTGTGATGTTCTTGGCATTTCTCGTGTGACCGCGCGAAAAGCGCTAGACCTTCTTTTTGAGCAAGGACTCATCCTACGTCGGCAAGGTTCTGGCACCTATATCACGCCGAAATTGGAGCAGCCACTAACCCGACTGACGAATCTGTCGGAAATGCTCAAGCAGCGCGGATTTCGCCCATCGTCAAAATGGCTGAGCCGTGAGGTGGCGTTGGCCAATACTGAGGAGTTGCTCAAGCTAAATCTCTCACCCAATAGTCGGGTGAGTCGTTTGGCGCGCTTGCGGTATGCAAATGATGCTGTTATGGCGGTTGAATACACATCTTTGCCCTATCACTATGTGCCCGATCCAGAGTTGATCGGCGAGTCTTTGTATGACTTCATGCGGGAAGAAGGAATTAGTGTTGTACGTGCGATACAGAACATGGGGGCAGTAAATGCGACAGAGGAGCTGGCTAGGCTTACAGGTGTAGAGCCAGGAGCTGCAATGTTGCATTTGACTCGTGTTGGTTATCTAGAGAATGGTGTTGCTATTGAGCTGACTCACTCTTGGTTTAGAAGTGATTACTACGACTTCGTGGTTGAGTTGCATAAGTAG
- a CDS encoding ABC transporter substrate-binding protein, with translation MKLKRTLVLGAALFAATMMNAQAADKVTVEYWSNSLSPKFDAVMKDLTAKFNASQTQVEAKWVDVGWDAFQARVVTAVASGNVPGLVNLPKPWMDEFAQKELILPITKQAASFKNVYTKGALADVTAKGQVYGLPWYQVTGVMFYNKDLLAKAGVKEAPKSFDELLAVAKQVKEKTGVTGFAPKLNDGFSGWFLYDGLPVIKDGKAVFNSPEHVKLVEKFAAAYKSGAIPKDAYKMDFESQVNGFGAGKIAIFAEGAHALKRTQTDAPKTYAVTGVAPFPEARGKTPFGGFLFLWSVPKGAKNVDAAVQLGKFLTNDESQLAFAKASATFPSTNKALDDAYFQEGAKSTDPVKKALAVAAVSIKNTRTLTVSGLPDEAAMNKKMDEEVEAAITGRKSAKEALDAAVAMWNQKLAK, from the coding sequence ATGAAACTCAAACGTACTCTGGTTCTTGGTGCTGCTCTGTTTGCCGCCACAATGATGAATGCTCAAGCTGCAGATAAAGTAACTGTTGAATACTGGTCAAATAGCTTGTCGCCGAAGTTTGATGCGGTAATGAAAGATTTGACTGCTAAATTCAATGCGTCACAAACCCAAGTTGAAGCGAAATGGGTTGATGTAGGTTGGGATGCATTCCAAGCACGTGTGGTTACTGCTGTAGCATCAGGTAATGTGCCAGGTTTGGTTAACCTGCCAAAACCATGGATGGATGAATTTGCTCAAAAAGAGTTGATCTTGCCGATTACAAAGCAAGCGGCTTCTTTTAAAAATGTATACACCAAAGGCGCTTTAGCTGACGTAACTGCTAAAGGCCAAGTTTACGGCCTGCCTTGGTACCAAGTTACTGGCGTTATGTTCTACAACAAAGATTTGTTGGCTAAAGCTGGCGTCAAAGAAGCGCCAAAATCTTTTGATGAATTGCTGGCTGTTGCTAAGCAAGTTAAAGAAAAAACAGGTGTGACTGGATTTGCTCCAAAATTAAACGATGGTTTCTCTGGTTGGTTCTTGTACGATGGCTTGCCAGTTATTAAAGACGGCAAAGCGGTATTCAATAGCCCAGAGCACGTTAAATTGGTTGAGAAGTTTGCTGCAGCATATAAGTCTGGTGCGATTCCAAAAGACGCGTACAAAATGGACTTTGAGTCTCAAGTTAACGGCTTTGGCGCTGGCAAAATCGCCATCTTTGCTGAAGGTGCGCATGCTCTGAAACGCACTCAAACTGATGCGCCAAAAACTTATGCAGTGACTGGAGTTGCTCCATTCCCAGAAGCGCGTGGTAAAACCCCGTTCGGCGGCTTCCTGTTCCTGTGGTCTGTACCTAAAGGCGCGAAGAATGTTGACGCAGCAGTTCAGTTGGGTAAATTCCTGACAAACGATGAATCACAGTTGGCTTTTGCTAAGGCCTCTGCAACATTCCCATCTACGAATAAAGCGCTAGATGATGCTTATTTCCAAGAAGGTGCTAAATCTACCGATCCAGTTAAGAAAGCGCTGGCAGTTGCTGCGGTATCAATTAAAAATACGCGCACTCTGACTGTTTCAGGTTTGCCTGATGAAGCAGCAATGAACAAGAAAATGGATGAAGAAGTTGAAGCAGCAATCACTGGCCGCAAGTCTGCTAAAGAAGCGCTGGATGCTGCTGTTGCTATGTGGAACCAGAAATTAGCTAAGTAA
- a CDS encoding sulfite exporter TauE/SafE family protein translates to MDVAWYGFVVAGLVVGFIVGMTGVGGGSLMTPILLFFGINPATAVGTDLLYAAITKAGGVYVHQKNKNIDWKITGWLALGSVPAAALTLLVLHNLHTDTKVLNSIIKQGLGFALLFTAVAIVFKTQMIAFSQKHAGDAFHVAGPRLNALTVLVGVLLGSIVTLTSIGAGALGTVALFILYPLLPTKRLVGTEIAHAVPLTLVAGLGHAGMGNMDWSLLGYLLMGSLPGIYLGSHLSGRVSDKVLRPCLAAMLVFIGWKLAF, encoded by the coding sequence ATGGACGTAGCTTGGTATGGTTTTGTCGTCGCGGGATTAGTCGTTGGTTTTATCGTTGGGATGACCGGCGTGGGAGGTGGCTCTTTAATGACGCCCATCCTTTTATTTTTCGGGATCAATCCAGCGACAGCGGTGGGCACCGATTTGTTATATGCCGCCATCACTAAGGCTGGTGGGGTGTATGTCCATCAGAAAAATAAAAATATCGACTGGAAAATCACGGGTTGGTTGGCGCTAGGTAGTGTGCCAGCTGCAGCGCTGACTTTGCTGGTTTTACATAATTTGCACACTGATACCAAGGTGCTCAATAGCATCATTAAGCAAGGTTTAGGTTTTGCTTTGTTGTTTACTGCGGTGGCTATTGTGTTTAAAACGCAAATGATCGCATTCTCACAAAAACATGCGGGCGATGCTTTTCATGTGGCAGGCCCACGCCTGAATGCTCTGACGGTTCTCGTTGGAGTATTGCTGGGATCTATCGTGACGTTAACATCGATTGGTGCAGGTGCATTGGGTACTGTCGCATTATTTATTTTGTATCCATTACTGCCGACTAAGCGTTTGGTGGGAACCGAGATTGCCCATGCAGTACCTCTGACCTTGGTTGCAGGCTTGGGTCACGCGGGCATGGGTAATATGGATTGGAGTTTGTTGGGATATCTATTAATGGGCTCATTGCCAGGGATTTACTTGGGTAGCCATCTTTCGGGTCGGGTCTCTGATAAAGTATTGCGTCCGTGCTTGGCGGCAATGTTGGTGTTTATTGGCTGGAAACTTGCTTTTTAA